The segment GGAGAAGGCGTTGTTTCTTCAATCGGTTCCGCTCAGTCTCATAAGTCGGTACTCGAGAATCCCGATTCTATTTCCAGAGTCGTTCTGGAAAAAGGTCTGGATTCAGGAACAGCATTCGAGATCCTTTCAATCGATATCGCCGATATCGACGTAGGTAAAAATATCGGAGCAGTCCTCCAGATGGATCAAGCCAATGCAGATAAAAATATTGCCCAGGCCAAGGCAGAAGAACGCAGAGCAATGGCAATTGCCCAGGAGCAGGAAATGAAAGCCAAGGCCCAGGAAGCACGTGCCAACGTTATTCAGGCCGAAGCCGAGATACCTAAAGCTATCGCTGAAGCCTTTAAAAACGGTAACCTGGGTATTATGGATTATTACCGCTACAAAAACATCCAGGCTGATACCAGGATGCGCGAGTCAATAGCCGAACCTCCGACGAAACCTGACAGTATCAGCGAAGACCAGGATAAACCGAAGAAATAACCCATTTCTATCCAAATCATACTTTTTTGTAAACCGGTGATACCGGTTTGCCAGGGTAAATTGAATTGATTTCTTACTAATGAACAGGAATCAGATTAAATCTATTGGAGTAAAGTTTAATGAACTGCTTAAATCCTGTGAGCCATTCGTAAGTCAGAAGGACAATGATGATATTGACCGTGCCTTCAGGATGGCCGTAGAGATTTATCAGGATAAGATTGCAGATACGGGAATTCCCCTGCTTGAACATTCTCTTGGAGTAGCACGTGTAGCTACCGACGACCTGTCTCTGGGAGCCAAATCGATAATAGCAGCGCTTTTACACAATGTTTTTCTGGTTTCCGGTATTTCTCAAAAGGAGTTAAAAAATAACTTCGATGATACCGTTTTAACGCTTATTGAAGGCTATACCAGAATTTCAGCCCTGCCTACAGATAAGATATCGTTGCAGTCGG is part of the Bacteroidota bacterium genome and harbors:
- the floA gene encoding flotillin-like protein FloA (flotillin-like protein involved in membrane lipid rafts) translates to ANMNLGFKTATAIDLAGRNVLEAVQMSVNPKVIDTPPVTAVAKDGIQLIAKARVTVRANIKQLVGGAGEETVLARVGEGVVSSIGSAQSHKSVLENPDSISRVVLEKGLDSGTAFEILSIDIADIDVGKNIGAVLQMDQANADKNIAQAKAEERRAMAIAQEQEMKAKAQEARANVIQAEAEIPKAIAEAFKNGNLGIMDYYRYKNIQADTRMRESIAEPPTKPDSISEDQDKPKK